One genomic region from Cygnus olor isolate bCygOlo1 chromosome 29, bCygOlo1.pri.v2, whole genome shotgun sequence encodes:
- the LOC121061046 gene encoding LOW QUALITY PROTEIN: zinc finger CCCH domain-containing protein 11A-like (The sequence of the model RefSeq protein was modified relative to this genomic sequence to represent the inferred CDS: deleted 1 base in 1 codon; substituted 1 base at 1 genomic stop codon) — MSKQGDDCYFYFYSTCTKGDNCSFRHCEAALGNETVCTLWQEGRCFRNVCRFRHMEIDKKRSEIPCYWENQPVGCQKANCAFHHTKGRYIDGVFLPPSKTTLPSPPESADDDLKVAQMSLQQNKLSVQSNPSPXLRGVMKVENSENVPSPTHPPVVISAADDDEDDDDQLSEEGEETKTPIQQPAEEGQNGLRMISTRKASATTAKQEDGPNFGIKTLEEIKWQKMKEKTKRHGEGPSRSSLPPVNSMIFPAPVKENVRTVVRTVTLSTEKGEEPVIQLDLAEKQGKRKASVADVSALPVKRSLAERLGKKVEVPGNADKAPKRVQVPKSVKERLGLPFQQTSTAKGKAAKPKGEIHVKTLEEIRRESALQRRETQAKAQAEWHGKTEDPSAGAKIQGEPKKQSVLTLSGPSKVQSKEPAGKVKPEGEVRVKTLEEIKREKALRMQQSGGNVPAPPAQPGPAPAGQKWLWNTKLTAPEKEEKKTVELNRPFPKLYSVPDVQPTQQSATRTKFQVKSIDERLWEKWQLREQQEKLRKEAAAVPSTAGKEAAQFQEQEAKSKC, encoded by the exons ATGTCTAAACAAGGAGACGATTGCTACTTCTATTTCTATTCTACCTGTACCAAG GGAGACAACTGTTCCTTCCGCCACTGCGAAGCTGCTCTGGGGAACGAGACGGTCTGCACGCTGTGGCAGGAGGGTCGTTGTTTCAGGAATGTCTGCCGATTCAGACACATGGAAATTGAT aaaaagcGCAGTGAGATTCCCTGCTACTGGGAGAACCAGCCAGTAGGCTGTCAGAAAGCCAACTGTGCTTTTCATCACACAAAGGGACGTTACATCGATGGAGTCTTCTTACCACCAAGCAAGA CTACACTGCCAAGTCCGCCTGAGTCCGCGGACGATGATTTGAAAGTGGCTCAGATGtcactgcagcaaaacaaactttCTGTCCAGTCCAATCCCTCTCCATAGCTAAGG GGGGTGATGAAAGTGGAAAACTCTGAAAACGTCCCAAGCCCTACACACCCTCCAGTTGTAATCAGTGCTGCagatgatgatgaagatgatgatg acCAGCTttctgaggaaggagaagaaactaAAACTCCCATCCAGCAACCAGCTGAGGAAGGCCAAAATGGATTACGGATGATTTCCACTCGGAAAGCCAGTGCTACTACTGCTAAACAAG aggacGGTCCgaattttggaataaaaacacttgaagaaatcaaatggcagaaaatgaaggaaaaaactaAGAGACACGGTG AAGGTCCTTCAAGATCTTCTCTTCCTCCCGtcaattctatgatttttcctGCTCCGGTAAAGGAAAATGTCCGGACAGTGGTGAGAACTGTGACACTGTCTACAGAGAAAG gGGAGGAACCTGTGATTCAACTAGATCTTGctgagaaacaaggaaaacGGAAAGCCTCCGTGG CTGATGTAAGCGCCCTTCCAGTGAAGCGCAGCCTTGCTgaaaggctggggaagaaggtgGAGGTTCCGGGAAATGCTGACAAAGCACCGAAGAGAG ttcaAGTTCCCAAGTCTGTGAAGGAGAGACTAGGATTACCTTTTCAACAGACTAGTACTGCGAAAG GGAAGGCTGCTAAGCCAAAGGGAGAGATCCATGTGAAAACACTGGAGGAAATCCGTCGTGAGAGCGCTCTTCAGAGACGAGAAACTCAAGCCAAAGCCCAGGCTGAATGGCATGGTAAAACCGAAGATCCCAGCGCAGGGGC AAAAATTCAGGGTGAGCCCAAGAAGCAGAGTGTGCTCACTCTGTCCGGGCCCAGCAAAGTGCAGTCGAAGGAGCCGGCAGGTAAAGTCAAGCCAGAAGGAGAAGTGCGTGTTAAAACCTTGGAAGAAATAAAGCGCGAGAAAGCTCTGCGGATGCAGCAGAGTGGAGGAAATgtgccagctcccccagcacaaCCTGgacctgccccagcagggcagaaatGGTTATGGAACACAAAGCTAACAG CacctgaaaaagaagaaaagaagacagtgGAATTGAACCGGCCTTTTCCAAAACTTTACTCTGTACCTGATGTACAG cCCACTCAGCAGAGTGCAACTCGTACTAAATTTCAAGTGAAGAGCATCGACGAGAGACTGTGGGAGAAGTGGCAACTGAGAGAACAACAAGAGAAGCTTCGGAAGGAGGCAGCTGCCGTCCCATCTACTGCTGGGAAAGAGGCAGCTCAATTTCAGGAACAGGAAGCTAAAAGTAAGTGTTGA
- the LOC121061156 gene encoding small nuclear ribonucleoprotein E-like translates to MAYRGQGQKVQKVMVQPINLIFRYLQKRSRIQVWLYEQVNMRVEGCIIGFDEYMNLVLDDAEEIHSKTKSRIQLGRIMLKGDNITLLQSVSN, encoded by the exons ATGGCGTACCGCGGGCAGGGCCAGAAGGTGCAGAAGGTGATGGTGCAGCCCATC AACCTCATCTTCCGCTACCTGCAGAAA AGGTCGAGGATCCAGGTGTGGCTTTACGAGCAAGTGAACATGCGGGTAGAAGGCTGCATCATC GGCTTTGACGAGTACATGAATTTGGTGCTGGACGACGCAGAGGAGATTCACTCTAAGACAAAATCAAGGATACAGCTGG gtcGGATCATGTTAAAAGGGGACAACATCACTCTTCTACAGAGCGTTTCTAACTAG